GGCGCCGCGCAGGTTGGAAAGTTCGTGAGGGCCGTCGTCAGACAATATGGACGGAGCTTGCGCATGAACTCTAGTACCAGACGGAGGGACGTGGAAAAATCGATAAAGAATAGAAATAAGAAAGATATACTTTCGATGTACCGTTCCAAACGCTGAGGAGGGCTATGTCGTTCTGAGAACGGAAAATAAAACGCGAGCGAAAGCTTGCGCCGCTTGATGCCGCAGCATTTCGGAGTGCGGTGTGAAAAAGCTGCGCCCATTGCTGTAAAGTTTTTCTCCTTGACACTTCTCTCATCGCCCTGTATAATCCCATAGTTGACTGGGGGTGGCTGCCTTGGCGGAGAAGGATTCTCTGAATCAGCGCGTTCGGGACGTGCTTTTGTTTGATACTTACGGGCAGCGGCTCACGGAGAAGCAGCGGATGGCGTGCGACATGATCCTGATGCGGGATTTTTCGCTCGCGGAGGCGGCGGAGTCGCTCGGCGTCTCGCGGCAGGGGGTTCACGACCTCGTCGCGCGCGCGCGCGAGCACATGGAGGACTGCGAAAGCTCTTTCGGCCTCGTCTCGATGCGGAACAGACTTGAAGCCATGCGGCGGGCGCTCGACGAGAACAAATCGCGTCTGCCCGAGGATTTTTACAGAGATTTCATGAAGCTGCTGGAGGGATAGCCGGTGTTTGATTCGCTCAAAGAACGTTTTGAAAATATTTTCGCGAGCCTCCGCGGCAAGGGAAAGCTGTCCGAAGAGGATATAAATCTCGCGCTGCGCGAGGTGCGCCGCGCGCTTCTCGAGGCCGACGTCAATTATAAGGTCGTCAAGGACGTCGTCGAGGCGATACGCGCGCGCGCCACCGGGCGCGAGGTGCTGGATTCCATCACGCCGTCGCAGCTTATTTTCACGATAGTTTACGAAGAGCTTATAAAGATCATGGGCGAAGCCCCGGCGCCGCTCGTGATTTCGCCGAAGCCGCCGACTATTTATATGATGGTCGGGCTCCAGGGTTCCGGTAAGACGACGACCACGGTCAAGATAGCGCGCCGTATGTCGAAGGGGCACAAGCCGCTGGTAGTGGCCTGCGACCTTCGGAGGCCCGCTGCGGTGGATCAGCTCCGCGTGCTAGCGGAGAAGGCGAACATCCCGTTCTTCGGCCCCGAGCCGGGCGAGACCGACCCCGTCGCCGTCGCGCGCAAGTCGCGCGCTTACGCAGAGTCTCACCTCTGCGACATGATCCTGCTCGACACTGCCGGCCGTCTCCAGATGGACGACGAGCTGATGCAGGAGCTCGAGACTATGAAGGCGGCTATGGAGCCGACGGAAATCCTGCTCGTCGTGGATTCCATGACTGGGCAGGAGGCCGTCAACGTCGCGGACACTTTCCACGCGCGCCTCGGACTGACCGGCGTCGTGCTGACGAAGCTCGACGGCGACGCGCGCGGCGGCCCCGCGCTCGCGGTGCGCGCGAGCACGGGCGTCCCGATAAAGCTCGCGGGCTGCGGCGAAAAGACGGAAGATCTCGAAGTTTTCGACGCGCGGCGCATGGCGCAGCGCATAATCGGCATGGGGGACATGGAGGGGCTGCTCGAAAAGGTACAGTCCGCCACCTCCGAGGCCGACATAGAGCGCATGACGGAGAGCCTGAAGAAAAACCGCTTCACGCTCGAAGATATGCTGATGCAGCTCCAGCAGATAAAGAAGCTCGGGCCGCTTGAAAAAATAGTCGAAATGCTGCCGATTCCGGGCGCGGCGAAGGCTCTGAAGAACGCCGAGATTGACCCGAAGCGCATGAAGCAGACCGAGGCGATCATACTTTCGATGACGCCGAAGGAGCGGCGCAACCCCGAGATAATCAAGGGCAGCCGCCGCCGCAGGATAGCGGAGGGCTCCGGCACGTCGGTGCAGATGGTGAACCAGGTGCTGGCGCAGTATGAGCAGATGAAGGGCATGATGAAGACCTTCGGCAAGATGGCCGGAGGCAAGGGCGGCTTCCGTATGCCGCCCGGCCTTGGCGGGATGGGGCGCGGCAAGCGCGGCTTCTTCCGTTAAATTGTGATTGAGCCGGATATGATTCCGTTTTCAATAAAGCATTAAAAGAATAGACACAGGAGGTGTTAACGCAAAATGTCAGTACGTATACGTCTTTCCCGTCACGGGAAAAAGAAGGCTCCTTTCTATCGTCTGGTTGTGGCGGACTCTCATTCTCCGAGAGACGGCCGTTTCATAGAGATACTCGGGACCTACAACCCGCTCGTGGACCCGGCGGAGATCAAGATAAACGCCGAACGCGCCGCGTTCTGGCTCGGCAACGGCGCTTCTCCGTCGGACACGGCGAAGGAGCTGCTCAGGAAGGCCGGAGTCATCGACGCTCCCGCCGCGGCGGCCGAAGCGGAATAGGGCGGATAAATCATGGCGAATTATGTCGACCTGGTTGATCTGATAGTGCGCAGGCTCGTCACGAAGCCGGAGGCGGTCCGTGTCGAAGAGGACCGTTCCGACGGCGGGGTCATACTCGTAACGATAAGGGTTGACTCCGAGGACGTGGGCCGCGTGATAGGCAAGAAAGGCTCCACCATCAACGCCATCCGCCACGTTGCGAAGGCGGCCTCGATAAAGTCGGGCGAAAAGGTGGACGTCGATGTCAAAGAAGACTGATCCTTTTCTCGAAGGACGGTGCGAGATAGGCAAAATAGCGGCGGCGCACGGAGTCCGCGGGGACATGCTTCTGATACCGCTGACGGACTTCCCGGAGCGCTTCGTAGGCATGAAAACGCTCGACATATCGCTGCCGGGCAAGCCGGTGAAGAGCTGGAAAGTGCGCAGGCTTGAGCCTTACGAGGGGAAGAACACGTTCTTCCTGCACCTTCAGGGCGTAGACGACAGAAACGCCGCCGAAGCGCTGAAGGGAGCCTCGGTCACCGTACCGGACGACGAAAGGGTCGAGCTCGAAGAGGACGAATACTGGCTCGACGACATAATCGGCCTGACGGTCCTCGACGGGACGACGGGGGAGACTCTCGGACGGGTGAGCGAAATCATCCAGACCGGCAGCAACGACGTCTACGTCGTAAAGACCCCCGACGGTAAGGAAAAGCCCGTCCCCGCCGTAGGAGACGCGATAGTCTCCGTAGACGTGGAGGGCGGCACCATGACAGTGAATATTCCAGAGGGATTGTGGGACTGAGATGAAAATAACCGTCATCACGGCCTTTCCAGAGCTGATGCGCAACTATCTCGCCGCGAGCGTCCTGGGACGCGGGATAGCGGCGGGGAGGCTCGAAGCCGAAGTCGTGGACATCCGCGATTTTTCGGAGGGTTCGTACCGGCAGATAGACGACTATTGCTACGGCAGCGGCGGCATGATGCTCATGGCGGAACCGCTGGCCAAGGCGGTTGAATCGGTCTCCGGCGGCGGAAAGCCCTACGTCGTCTACCCGAGCCCGCAGGGGGTGCGCCTCCATCAGGAGCTCGTGGAAGACCTCGCGCGGAAGGAGCACCTCGTCATCGTCTGCGGCCACTACGAGGGCGTGGACGAGCGCTTCACGGAAAAGTTCGTCGATATGGAAATATCGCTCGGCGAC
The window above is part of the Cloacibacillus sp. An23 genome. Proteins encoded here:
- a CDS encoding sigma factor-like helix-turn-helix DNA-binding protein, with product MAALAEKDSLNQRVRDVLLFDTYGQRLTEKQRMACDMILMRDFSLAEAAESLGVSRQGVHDLVARAREHMEDCESSFGLVSMRNRLEAMRRALDENKSRLPEDFYRDFMKLLEG
- the rimM gene encoding ribosome maturation factor RimM (Essential for efficient processing of 16S rRNA) translates to MSKKTDPFLEGRCEIGKIAAAHGVRGDMLLIPLTDFPERFVGMKTLDISLPGKPVKSWKVRRLEPYEGKNTFFLHLQGVDDRNAAEALKGASVTVPDDERVELEEDEYWLDDIIGLTVLDGTTGETLGRVSEIIQTGSNDVYVVKTPDGKEKPVPAVGDAIVSVDVEGGTMTVNIPEGLWD
- a CDS encoding KH domain-containing protein translates to MANYVDLVDLIVRRLVTKPEAVRVEEDRSDGGVILVTIRVDSEDVGRVIGKKGSTINAIRHVAKAASIKSGEKVDVDVKED
- the ffh gene encoding signal recognition particle protein — protein: MFDSLKERFENIFASLRGKGKLSEEDINLALREVRRALLEADVNYKVVKDVVEAIRARATGREVLDSITPSQLIFTIVYEELIKIMGEAPAPLVISPKPPTIYMMVGLQGSGKTTTTVKIARRMSKGHKPLVVACDLRRPAAVDQLRVLAEKANIPFFGPEPGETDPVAVARKSRAYAESHLCDMILLDTAGRLQMDDELMQELETMKAAMEPTEILLVVDSMTGQEAVNVADTFHARLGLTGVVLTKLDGDARGGPALAVRASTGVPIKLAGCGEKTEDLEVFDARRMAQRIIGMGDMEGLLEKVQSATSEADIERMTESLKKNRFTLEDMLMQLQQIKKLGPLEKIVEMLPIPGAAKALKNAEIDPKRMKQTEAIILSMTPKERRNPEIIKGSRRRRIAEGSGTSVQMVNQVLAQYEQMKGMMKTFGKMAGGKGGFRMPPGLGGMGRGKRGFFR
- the rpsP gene encoding 30S ribosomal protein S16, encoding MSVRIRLSRHGKKKAPFYRLVVADSHSPRDGRFIEILGTYNPLVDPAEIKINAERAAFWLGNGASPSDTAKELLRKAGVIDAPAAAAEAE